ATCCTGGGATCCATCGCCTCCTTCCTCCCTGCGGCCCTCATCGCCCTTCTGGTCGGCCCGGAGTTCATTCTCTGGGCAGCGCTGGTCTTTGTGGGGGCCCAGGCCATCGAAGGAAACTTTCTCACCCCTCTTGTTCAAAAGCGCTTCGTCTCCATCCCCCCCGCCATCACCCTCGTCGCCCAGGTCATCGGCGGCATCCTCTTCGGCCTCATCGGCGTCACCGTCGCCACCCCCCTGGCCGTTCTCCTCATGGCGCTCATCAACATGATCTACGTCGAAGATGTCCTCGGCGACACCACCCCTTACACCGACCTCGCCGAGAAGCACCAATAACCCGCCCCCCCTCGCCGCACCGCGCCCCCACAACGAACAAAAGGCGCCATATGCCCGACGTAAAAACGCCCCCTGAGCGCGCCAGCGCGCTCAGGGGGCGTTTCTCATTAAACACCTCAACCCGGGTTCGACTCACGAAAGAGCCGAGGCTTAGCGACGCGCCACAATCGTGCTCCCTTCCGAGGTCATCAGGATCAAAGCTCCGCTCTCGTCGATCCGAAAGCTCTCCACCTGAGACAGGAGCTTGAGAAGCTTACGCTCCTGATTCTCCAGCGCCGGCACACACGCCCTACGTGTGGTGCCCGCCGGCGACATCGTCAGCTGCTCACCTTCACTCTCATAGCTGCCCATCACCCGGTTGCAGCTGGCGCTTCCGCCAAAACGACCATCTCGCCAGAACTGAAGCGTCGCATGACTTGAGTCGATGATGCCTTCTCCGGCGATATCTTCAATCACCCATTCCGGCCCCAGCAGAGGCGTCTCATCATGCGCCATCACATACTCCGCCACGGCCCGATACGCCGGCAACGCCACCGGATCGCTGGCGGCGTTGGCCGCCAGCGGATGCGACGCAAAGCGCACAATCACCATATCGGCGCGAGGGTCGATCCAGAGGGTCTGACCATGAACACCTCGAGCGGCATACGCCCCGTGCTCATCGTGACTCACCCACCACATCCCGCGATAGCTCCAGCCCTCCAACATCGCGTAACCCGCCGCTTTAAAGGCCTCGCGATCGCCCCCCTGACGGATGCTCTCAATCGCCCGCGGCGGCACAACCTGCTCCGAGCCTACGCGCCCCCCATCAAGGAGCATCTGCCCCAGACGCCCCAGGTCGCGCAGCGTCGCGTTAAACCCTCCCCCGGCAAAGGGAGTCCCCACCGAGTCGACCGTATAATACGCCTCGCGCTCCGCCCCGATACGGCTCCAGATACGCTCCGAGAGCAGCTCCGCCACCGAGTTCCCGGTGGCTCGCGCCAGCACCCACCCCAGCGCGTCGGCGTTGACCGTCTTATAACCAAACGCCTCCCCATGCGTGCCCTGCTTCTCCACCCCCTGCAGATACTCCATGTAGCTCCGCGGGCCGCGGTACCCCTCGGGAGGCGGCAGCGGGCTCCCGGCCCGGGCGTGCGCCCACACCTCGGCGTTCGGATCGCTGTAGTCCTCCGAGAAGGCCAACGCGCTGGTCATATCCATCACCTGGCGAAGCGTCGCATCACCAAAGGCGCTCCCCTCAAGCTCCGGCACCAACTCCCCCACCAACGCCTCCTCATTGAGCGCCCCCTCGGCCACCAGAATCTCGCCAAGCAGACCCGTCAGCGACTTCGTCACCGACATCGCCCCGTGCAAACGCTCCGGGCTCATACATCCGCTGTAGCGCTCGTAGACCACACGCCCGTGATGCATCACCAACACCCCGTCGGTGTACAACGCATCCAGCGCCTCCTCCCAGCTCATCGCCTCGCTGCCATCGGACGGCTCCACCCTCACCTCCGCCGACCCCGGAACGTGCGCCGCGCGCTCGGCTTCGCCCTGGAAGTCGCCCGCGCCTTCGGTGCCGCCCTGGCCGACGCCGACGCTCCGCGCCAGCTCCCCGGCTAAACGCCTCGCCACCGTCTTTTCCCACGCTTGCCCCCACAGGAGCCCCTGATGACCTCCCACTACGACATCCTCATCGTCGGCGGCGGCGCCGCCGGCATCTCCGCCGCCGCGCGCCTCTCCTCGGGAGACGCCCCCCTGCACGTGGCCATCCTTGAGCCCGCCGACTGGCACTACTACCAGCCCCTGTGGACCCTGGTCGGCGGCGGCGTATTTACCCGCGAGCACACCCGCAAGCCCATGAGCGAGGTGATCCCTCCCGGCGTCACCTGGCTCAAAGAGCCCGCCGCCACCTTCGCTCCCGACGCCCACAGCGTCACCACCGCCGAAGGCCGCACCTACTCCTACGACCAGCTCATCGTCGCCCCCGGCCTCCAGCTCGACTGGCACAAGATCAAAGGCCTCGACGGCCACATGGGCCAGGGTGGCATCTGCTCCAACTACGCCTACGACACCGTCAACTCCACCTGGGAGGCCCTCCAAAACTTCCGCGCTGGCAACGCCCTCTTCACCTTCCCCAGAGGCACCGTCAAATGCGGCGGCGCACCCCAAAAAATCATGTGGATCTCCGAGCACTACCTCCAAAAACAGGGGCTCCGCGACCG
The sequence above is drawn from the Lujinxingia litoralis genome and encodes:
- a CDS encoding META domain-containing protein, coding for MAHDETPLLGPEWVIEDIAGEGIIDSSHATLQFWRDGRFGGSASCNRVMGSYESEGEQLTMSPAGTTRRACVPALENQERKLLKLLSQVESFRIDESGALILMTSEGSTIVARR